A region from the Spea bombifrons isolate aSpeBom1 chromosome 7, aSpeBom1.2.pri, whole genome shotgun sequence genome encodes:
- the RBBP6 gene encoding E3 ubiquitin-protein ligase RBBP6 isoform X2, with the protein MSCVHYKFSSKLIYDTVTFDGLHICLSDLKKQIMTRERLKAADCDLQITNAQTQEEYTDDAALIPKNSSVIVRRIPIGGVKTTNKAYVISRAEPVSGTSKAIDDASASISLAQLAKTGNLAEANASEEDKIKAMISQSGQEYDPVNYMKKPLGPPPPSYTCFRCLKPGHYIKNCPTNGDKSFEATPRIKKSTGIPRSFMVEVEDPNMKGAMLTNTGKYAIPTIDAVAYAMGKKEKPPFLPNEPSSSSEEEDPIPDELLCLICKDMMSDAVVIPCCGNSYCDECIRSALLESDDHTCPTCNQADVSPDALIANKFLRQAVNNFKNETGYTKRIRKQQSATAHRQSQAPPPARAAQQTSRLMTSRQQDPLVAATASAPVVNQTAPSAVPSQSPAHSTPPANPPPRTASPVDSTAALPLPVHKDREKPDAVFHQDKVSSRSSSVPAVPVSSAGCVPLPGNSILGDKGFHVPVLGQLPSLAHCHPAPTPLLRANIPRPSAPRPLMAWDGRGRHPHSDRPPRNQGPSMGSSGPVYVHPPPPLFPPPPPHGLQLPPGVPPPQFPPQFPPGQPPAAGYNVPPPGFPSAPATVSAPWAAPAVQTAHASAIQAPSLAPPLSKEEFYREQRRLKEEEKKKSKLEEFANDFAKELMEYKKIQKERRRSYSRSKSPYSGSSYSKSSYSYSKSRSGSSRSRSYSRSFSRSRSRSFSRSPSYQRKVHSKGRTYRSRSRSHGYPRSRSRSPYRRYHSRSRSPVYRAPSPNKRVIAPTEPERNDREYFNRYREIPPYDIKALYGRQPDLRDPYERQRFREWERKYIDWYEKYYKGCAVNALPRQRSPVNRDNFSPNRFPIQPQARRDNSPYNRGRREDYPPLMPHRGRPMGAPYQEKLPPRDAHIVKDNRRSKEREAANPPTDYKGGSKHKKHRKKRKGEEHEGPNKMDIDSTRKHRDAHGDDVKRSEPPFVPTSKDDATPVRDEPMDAESVAIKPVSEKDKREKPKGKPEKAKRKPEGNPTKKETCKVIKTEKVGCDGEKERPASTEPPQKRPKEEPVKGDVTKHPPLLKDEKTALLPRKVHLKLMKENHDGKPPKDDKNKKEPPKDAKPEKPVAKEDVSKKPAEKSRGTDAKQEKRKRKTDEKISEKETEKNPKAVASDPAKPSAIKVKSEAEVKNPEKLAEQEKPPPVKKIKLNRETGKKIPTAESTGAAEEAQDKTEPPVVAKPKADRVKGKVRRKVTIPDGSGSTLVDYTSTSSTGGSPVRKGEEKLDAKRMVIKTMEEYNNDSTTPAEDVIVIVEVPQSKWEIDDFVSDDETKDAQNITATDKPTSVPAKSLPTAALPDKEASSTEKPKLPREHGEGDSPQDSNTNKESAVTHAKTRSSDTDKPAEDKEASNKRKGSSPTDSSSDRSGRLSKERAPEKVDSARSSSSREKKSDHSENRDKKTEHESRERDKKLDHDNRDKKNDHDREKDKKPESDNKERDRRQESESKEKEKKPEHENRDHSSSKRRDERRRDSPIRSRESSSSSQKPKPRDTQPESSRRGAGDSKRASYSPARERRPKSDQKASDGKRSTLDQKSPEKSNTRGRERPAAASKGADEPTENKPSCTKHSSPEPKPDAEFNEKDPNKLKPPQSRSTRLSTDLARETDEASFVPDYNESDSEASVKQEDPPALDCQENKIKEDSAMDAPEPTDIALPGTGHSSPSISRSHSPAGSQTHSRSSSATSAGSQDSKKRKKKKEKKKHKKHKKHKKHKKHAGNESEAEKTEKSQKHKHKKKKSKKSKDKETEKEEAKVKPPVSV; encoded by the exons ATGTCGTGTGTGCACTATAAGTTTTCCTCCAAACTCATCTATGACACGGTCACGTTTGACGGGCTGCACATCTGCCTGAGCGACCTGAAGAAGCAGATCATGACCAGAGAGCGGCTGAAGGCGGCGGACTGCGACCTGCAGATCACCAACGCCCAGACCCAGGAAG AGTATACAGATGATGCAGCCCTGATTCCTAAGAACTCATCTGTAATTGTCCGGAGAATTCCCATCGGTGGTGTAAAGACTACAAACAAAGCATATGTCAT AAGTCGTGCCGAACCAGTGAGTGGAACATCAAAAGCA ATTGATGACGCTTCTGCATCTATTTCTCTGGCCCAGCTTGctaag ACCGGCAACCTGGCTGAAGCCAATGCTTCTGAAGAAGACAAAATCAAAGCAATGATCTCTCAGTCTGGACAAGAATATGACCCTGTCAA CTATATGAAGAAACCGCTAGGCCCTCCACCTCCATCCTACACCTGTTTCCGATGCTTGAAACCTGGCCACTACATTAAGAACTGTCCTACCAATGGG GACAAAAGTTTTGAGGCTACGCCGAGGATTAAAAAGAGCACCGGAATCCCCCGTAGTTTCATGGTGGAAGTAGAAGATCCAAATATGAAGGGGGCCATGTTGACAAACACTGGAAAATATGCCATACCTACTATTGATGC ggtggcaTATGCTATgggcaaaaaagaaaagccCCCGTTTCTTCCAAATGAGCCCTCCTCATCTTCAGAGGAGGAAGACCCCATACCTGACGAGCTGCTATGTCTGATCTGCAAAGACATGATGAGCGATGCGGTTGTTATCCCGTGCTGTGGGAATAGCTACTGTGATGAAT GCATCCGCTCGGCACTACTGGAGTCTGATGATCATACCTGCCCTACTTGTAATCAGGCAGATGTCTCGCCTGACGCTCTAATTGCCAACAAGTTTTTGCGCCAG GCTGTAAACAACTTTAAGAATGAAACTGGTTACACTAAGAGGATTCGTAAACAGCAGTCTGCTACGGCCCATCGGCAGTCACAGGCTCCCCCGCCTGCCAGAGCTGCTCAGCAGACCTCCCGCCTGATGACGTCCCGTCAGCAGGACCCTCTTGTTGCTGCCACCGCTTCTGCGCCAGTTGTTAACCAAACCGCTCCCAGCGCTGTTCCGAGCCAGTCTCCTGCACACAGCACCCCTCCGGCTAATCCTCCTCCTCGGACTGCCTCTCCTGTGGATTCTACAGCGGCACTGCCGTTACCGGTCCACAAAGACCGAGAGAAACCCGACGCGGTGTTTCA tcaggaCAAAGTCAGCTCCCGTTCCAGTTCTGTTCCTGCCGTACCAGTTTCATCAGCCGGCTGCGTGCCCTTGCCTGGCAACTCCATCCTAGGCGACAAG GGGTTTCATGTACCTGTCCTTGGCCAGCTGCCTTCGCTTGCTCATTGCCATCCTGCCCCTA cacCACTTCTGAGGGCAAATATCCCCAGACCATCCGCTCCTAGACCACTCATGGCATGGGATGG TAGAGGACGTCATCCCCATAGTGATCGCCCACCTAGAAATCAGGGCCCTTCCATGGGATCATCAGGACCTGTATACGTCCACCCTCCTCCTCCATTGTTTCCACCTCCACCACCTCATGGCCTGCAGCTGCCCCCAGGGGTGCCGCCGCCGCAGTTTCCACCGCAGTTCCCTCCTGGTCAGCCTCCAGCTGCTGGTTATAATGTTCCTCCTCCTGGCTTTCCTTCTGCCCCCGCAACCGTCTCTGCCCCGTGGGCTGCTCCAGCCGTGCAAACCGCACACGCCAGCGCCATACAAGCGCCTTCACTGGCACCTCCACTGTCTAAAGAGGAGTTCTACAGGGAACAGCGCAGATTGAAGGAGGA agaaaagaagaaatctAAACTCGAGGAATTTGCAAATGACTTTGCCAAGGAGCTAATGGAATATAAGAAAATTCAGAAGGAGAGGAGACGCTCCTACTCCAG GTCCAAATCTCCATACAGTGGTTCATCCTACTCAAAAAGCTCCTACTCCTATTCAAAATCAAGATCTGGTTCTTCACGGTCACGTTCTTACTCTCGTTCCTTTAGCCGGTCACGCTCCCGCTCTTTTTCGAGATCACCTTCGTACCAGAGGAAAGTACATTCAAAGGGCCGCACTTACCGTTCGAGATCTCGGTCTCATGGGTATCCCCGTTCTAGATCTCGGTCCCCGTACCGGCGGTACCATTCACGATCTAGGTCCCCTGTCTATAGGGCCCCATCTCCTAACAAGAGAGTCATTGCACCAACAGAACCCGAAAGGAACGATCGTGAATACTTCAACCGCTACCGGGAGATACCTCCCTATGACATCAAGGCTTTGTACGGGCGACAACCTGACCTAAGAGATCCGTACGAAAGGCAAAGATTTAGAGAATGGGAGAGAAAATATATAGACTGGTATGAGAAGTATTATAAAGGCTGCGCCGTGAATGCGTTACCACGACAGAGGTCACCTGTCAACAGGGATAACTTCTCTCCGAATCGCTTCCCGATTCAGCCTCAAGCTCGCCGAGATAACTCTCCATATAACCGAGGCCGCAGAGAGGAttatcctcccctgatgccacATCGCGGCCGTCCAATGGGCGCTCCATATCAAGAAAAGCTGCCTCCGCGTGACGCTCATATCGTGAAGGATAACAGAAGGTCAAAGGAGAGAGAAGCGGCGAACCCACCTACAGACTACAAAGGTGGGAGCAAGCACAAGAAGCATCGCAAAAAGCGGAAAGGGGAGGAACACGAAGGACCGAACAAAATGGATATCGACTCTACCCGGAAACACAGAGACGCGCATGGAGATGATGTCAAAAGAAGCGAGCCCCCCTTTGTGCCCACGAGCAAAGATGATGCCACTCCTGTGCGGGACGAACCAATGGATGCCGAGTCTGTTGCTATAAAGCCGGTCTCTGAGAAGGACAAGAGAGAGAAGCCTAAAGGAAAACCCGAAAAAGCAAAACGGAAACCCGAAGGAAATCCGACCAAAAAGGAGACCTGCAAGGTGATAAAGACCGAAAAAGTAGGTTGTGACGGTGAGAAGGAAAGACCTGCTAGTACAGAACCACCTCAAAAAAGGCCTAAAGAGGAGCCAGTCAAGGGGGATGTTACCAAGCACCCTCCATTGCTGAAGGATGAGAAGACCGCTTTACTGCCCCGCAAGGTTCACCTCAAACTGATGAAGGAAAACCACGATGGCAAACCACCCAAAGATGATAAGAACAAGAAAGAACCCCCAAAAGACGCAAAACCCGAGAAGCCTGTCGCCAAGGAGGACGTGTCAAAAAAGCCGGCAGAGAAATCCCGAGGAACAGACGCCAAGCAAGAAAAGCGGAAAAGGAAAACGGACGAGAAAATCTCAGAAAAAGAAACGGAGAAAAATCCCAAAGCGGTAGCCAGTGACCCAGCGAAGCCTTCCGCCATCAAAGTAAAGTCTGAGGCGGAGGTCAAGAACCCTGAGAAATTAGCTGAACAGGAGAAGCCCCCGCctgtgaaaaaaatcaaattaaaccGGGAGACCGGGAAGAAAATACCGACCGCTGAATCTACAGGAGCGGCTGAAGAGGCCCAAGATAAAACGGAGCCTCCTGTGGTGGCCAAGCCAAAAGCAGATCGCGTGAAGGGGAAGGTGAGGCGGAAAGTTACCATTCCAGATGGGTCTGGATCCACCTTGGTGGATTATACCAG CACAAGTTCCACCGGTGGAAGCCCTGTTCGAAAAGGGGAGGAGAAATTGGATGCCAAGAGAATGGTTATTAAGACAATGGAGGAATATAACAACGATAGCACTACTCCTGCTGAAGATGTAATAGTAATCGTTGAAGTTCCACAGTCTAAGTGGGAGATAGATGATTTTGTGTCAGATGACGAGACAAAAGATGCTCAGAATATCACTGCTACAGATAAACCAACGAGCGTACCAGCAAAGTCTTTACCCACGGCAGCTCTTCCAGATAAAGAGGCCAGCTCCACGGAGAAGCCGAAACTACCCCGGGAACATGGAGAGGGGGATTCGCCACAAGATTCCAACACAAATAAAGAATCTGCCGTAACGCACGCTAAAACTAGATCGAGTGATACAGACAAACCTGCCGAGGACAAGGAAGCGTCCAACAAAAGAAAAGGAAGCTCCCCGACTGACAGCAGCTCCGATCGTTCCGGTCGTCTCTCCAAAGAAAGGGCTCCCGAGAAAGTAGATTCCGCGCGAAGCTCTTCCAGCCGAGAGAAAAAGTCGGACCATTCAGAGAACCGGGACAAAAAGACGGAGCACGAAAGCAGGGAGAGGGATAAGAAACTGGATCATGACAACAGAGACAAGAAAAATGACCATGACCGAGAAAAAGACAAGAAGCCAGAGTCTGACAATAAGGAAAGGGACCGGAGACAAGAAAGTGAGAGcaaagaaaaggagaagaaaccaGAGCATGAGAATCGAGATCATAGCAGCTCTAAGAGGCGAGATGAGAGGAGGAGAGACTCTCCGATCAGGAGCAGAGAGTCATCTTCTAGTTCCCAAAAACCCAAACCCAGAGACACGCAACCCGAGTCGTCTAGGAGAGGCGCAGGGGACTCGAAACGCGCCAGCTACAGCCCTGCGCGAGAACGCAGACCCAAAAGTGACCAGAAAGCTTCCGATGGCAAACGCTCCACCCTCGATCAAAAATCCCCAGAGAAATCTAATACGAGAGGAAGGGAGAGACCTGCCGCCGCGTCAAAGGGTGCAGATGAACCCACTGAGAACAAGCCTTCATGCACAAAACACTCTTCACCAGAACCCAAACCGGACGCGGAATTTAATGAAAAAGACCCCAACAAGCTAAAGCCGCCTCAGAGTCGCTCGACGAGGCTTTCCACCGACCTGGCCAGGGAGACAGACGAGGCTTCCTTCGTGCCTGATTACAACGAGAGTGATAGCGAGGCTTCCGTGAAACAGGAAGACCCTCCAGCCCTGGACTGCcaggaaaacaaaattaaggAGGATTCTGCCATGGACGCCCCCGAGCCGACGGACATTGCTCTGCCCGGGACTGGCCACAGCAGTCCCAGCATCAGCCGTAGCCACAGCCCTGCCGGTTCTCAAACCCACAGccgcagcagcagtgccacttCGGCGGGCAGCCAGGACagcaagaaaagaaagaagaaaaaggagaaaaagaaacacaagaagcacaagaaacacaaaaagcataAGAAGCACGCCGGGAACGAGTCCGAGGCGGAAAAGACAGAAAAGTCTCAAAAACACaagcataaaaagaaaaagtccaAGAAGAGCAAGGACAAGGAGACTGAGAAAGAGGAGGCCAAAGTCAAACCTCCTGTGTCGGTGTGA
- the RBBP6 gene encoding E3 ubiquitin-protein ligase RBBP6 isoform X1: protein MSCVHYKFSSKLIYDTVTFDGLHICLSDLKKQIMTRERLKAADCDLQITNAQTQEEYTDDAALIPKNSSVIVRRIPIGGVKTTNKAYVISRAEPVSGTSKAIDDASASISLAQLAKTGNLAEANASEEDKIKAMISQSGQEYDPVNYMKKPLGPPPPSYTCFRCLKPGHYIKNCPTNGDKSFEATPRIKKSTGIPRSFMVEVEDPNMKGAMLTNTGKYAIPTIDAVAYAMGKKEKPPFLPNEPSSSSEEEDPIPDELLCLICKDMMSDAVVIPCCGNSYCDECIRSALLESDDHTCPTCNQADVSPDALIANKFLRQAVNNFKNETGYTKRIRKQQSATAHRQSQAPPPARAAQQTSRLMTSRQQDPLVAATASAPVVNQTAPSAVPSQSPAHSTPPANPPPRTASPVDSTAALPLPVHKDREKPDAVFHSQDKVSSRSSSVPAVPVSSAGCVPLPGNSILGDKGFHVPVLGQLPSLAHCHPAPTPLLRANIPRPSAPRPLMAWDGRGRHPHSDRPPRNQGPSMGSSGPVYVHPPPPLFPPPPPHGLQLPPGVPPPQFPPQFPPGQPPAAGYNVPPPGFPSAPATVSAPWAAPAVQTAHASAIQAPSLAPPLSKEEFYREQRRLKEEEKKKSKLEEFANDFAKELMEYKKIQKERRRSYSRSKSPYSGSSYSKSSYSYSKSRSGSSRSRSYSRSFSRSRSRSFSRSPSYQRKVHSKGRTYRSRSRSHGYPRSRSRSPYRRYHSRSRSPVYRAPSPNKRVIAPTEPERNDREYFNRYREIPPYDIKALYGRQPDLRDPYERQRFREWERKYIDWYEKYYKGCAVNALPRQRSPVNRDNFSPNRFPIQPQARRDNSPYNRGRREDYPPLMPHRGRPMGAPYQEKLPPRDAHIVKDNRRSKEREAANPPTDYKGGSKHKKHRKKRKGEEHEGPNKMDIDSTRKHRDAHGDDVKRSEPPFVPTSKDDATPVRDEPMDAESVAIKPVSEKDKREKPKGKPEKAKRKPEGNPTKKETCKVIKTEKVGCDGEKERPASTEPPQKRPKEEPVKGDVTKHPPLLKDEKTALLPRKVHLKLMKENHDGKPPKDDKNKKEPPKDAKPEKPVAKEDVSKKPAEKSRGTDAKQEKRKRKTDEKISEKETEKNPKAVASDPAKPSAIKVKSEAEVKNPEKLAEQEKPPPVKKIKLNRETGKKIPTAESTGAAEEAQDKTEPPVVAKPKADRVKGKVRRKVTIPDGSGSTLVDYTSTSSTGGSPVRKGEEKLDAKRMVIKTMEEYNNDSTTPAEDVIVIVEVPQSKWEIDDFVSDDETKDAQNITATDKPTSVPAKSLPTAALPDKEASSTEKPKLPREHGEGDSPQDSNTNKESAVTHAKTRSSDTDKPAEDKEASNKRKGSSPTDSSSDRSGRLSKERAPEKVDSARSSSSREKKSDHSENRDKKTEHESRERDKKLDHDNRDKKNDHDREKDKKPESDNKERDRRQESESKEKEKKPEHENRDHSSSKRRDERRRDSPIRSRESSSSSQKPKPRDTQPESSRRGAGDSKRASYSPARERRPKSDQKASDGKRSTLDQKSPEKSNTRGRERPAAASKGADEPTENKPSCTKHSSPEPKPDAEFNEKDPNKLKPPQSRSTRLSTDLARETDEASFVPDYNESDSEASVKQEDPPALDCQENKIKEDSAMDAPEPTDIALPGTGHSSPSISRSHSPAGSQTHSRSSSATSAGSQDSKKRKKKKEKKKHKKHKKHKKHKKHAGNESEAEKTEKSQKHKHKKKKSKKSKDKETEKEEAKVKPPVSV from the exons ATGTCGTGTGTGCACTATAAGTTTTCCTCCAAACTCATCTATGACACGGTCACGTTTGACGGGCTGCACATCTGCCTGAGCGACCTGAAGAAGCAGATCATGACCAGAGAGCGGCTGAAGGCGGCGGACTGCGACCTGCAGATCACCAACGCCCAGACCCAGGAAG AGTATACAGATGATGCAGCCCTGATTCCTAAGAACTCATCTGTAATTGTCCGGAGAATTCCCATCGGTGGTGTAAAGACTACAAACAAAGCATATGTCAT AAGTCGTGCCGAACCAGTGAGTGGAACATCAAAAGCA ATTGATGACGCTTCTGCATCTATTTCTCTGGCCCAGCTTGctaag ACCGGCAACCTGGCTGAAGCCAATGCTTCTGAAGAAGACAAAATCAAAGCAATGATCTCTCAGTCTGGACAAGAATATGACCCTGTCAA CTATATGAAGAAACCGCTAGGCCCTCCACCTCCATCCTACACCTGTTTCCGATGCTTGAAACCTGGCCACTACATTAAGAACTGTCCTACCAATGGG GACAAAAGTTTTGAGGCTACGCCGAGGATTAAAAAGAGCACCGGAATCCCCCGTAGTTTCATGGTGGAAGTAGAAGATCCAAATATGAAGGGGGCCATGTTGACAAACACTGGAAAATATGCCATACCTACTATTGATGC ggtggcaTATGCTATgggcaaaaaagaaaagccCCCGTTTCTTCCAAATGAGCCCTCCTCATCTTCAGAGGAGGAAGACCCCATACCTGACGAGCTGCTATGTCTGATCTGCAAAGACATGATGAGCGATGCGGTTGTTATCCCGTGCTGTGGGAATAGCTACTGTGATGAAT GCATCCGCTCGGCACTACTGGAGTCTGATGATCATACCTGCCCTACTTGTAATCAGGCAGATGTCTCGCCTGACGCTCTAATTGCCAACAAGTTTTTGCGCCAG GCTGTAAACAACTTTAAGAATGAAACTGGTTACACTAAGAGGATTCGTAAACAGCAGTCTGCTACGGCCCATCGGCAGTCACAGGCTCCCCCGCCTGCCAGAGCTGCTCAGCAGACCTCCCGCCTGATGACGTCCCGTCAGCAGGACCCTCTTGTTGCTGCCACCGCTTCTGCGCCAGTTGTTAACCAAACCGCTCCCAGCGCTGTTCCGAGCCAGTCTCCTGCACACAGCACCCCTCCGGCTAATCCTCCTCCTCGGACTGCCTCTCCTGTGGATTCTACAGCGGCACTGCCGTTACCGGTCCACAAAGACCGAGAGAAACCCGACGCGGTGTTTCA cagtcaggaCAAAGTCAGCTCCCGTTCCAGTTCTGTTCCTGCCGTACCAGTTTCATCAGCCGGCTGCGTGCCCTTGCCTGGCAACTCCATCCTAGGCGACAAG GGGTTTCATGTACCTGTCCTTGGCCAGCTGCCTTCGCTTGCTCATTGCCATCCTGCCCCTA cacCACTTCTGAGGGCAAATATCCCCAGACCATCCGCTCCTAGACCACTCATGGCATGGGATGG TAGAGGACGTCATCCCCATAGTGATCGCCCACCTAGAAATCAGGGCCCTTCCATGGGATCATCAGGACCTGTATACGTCCACCCTCCTCCTCCATTGTTTCCACCTCCACCACCTCATGGCCTGCAGCTGCCCCCAGGGGTGCCGCCGCCGCAGTTTCCACCGCAGTTCCCTCCTGGTCAGCCTCCAGCTGCTGGTTATAATGTTCCTCCTCCTGGCTTTCCTTCTGCCCCCGCAACCGTCTCTGCCCCGTGGGCTGCTCCAGCCGTGCAAACCGCACACGCCAGCGCCATACAAGCGCCTTCACTGGCACCTCCACTGTCTAAAGAGGAGTTCTACAGGGAACAGCGCAGATTGAAGGAGGA agaaaagaagaaatctAAACTCGAGGAATTTGCAAATGACTTTGCCAAGGAGCTAATGGAATATAAGAAAATTCAGAAGGAGAGGAGACGCTCCTACTCCAG GTCCAAATCTCCATACAGTGGTTCATCCTACTCAAAAAGCTCCTACTCCTATTCAAAATCAAGATCTGGTTCTTCACGGTCACGTTCTTACTCTCGTTCCTTTAGCCGGTCACGCTCCCGCTCTTTTTCGAGATCACCTTCGTACCAGAGGAAAGTACATTCAAAGGGCCGCACTTACCGTTCGAGATCTCGGTCTCATGGGTATCCCCGTTCTAGATCTCGGTCCCCGTACCGGCGGTACCATTCACGATCTAGGTCCCCTGTCTATAGGGCCCCATCTCCTAACAAGAGAGTCATTGCACCAACAGAACCCGAAAGGAACGATCGTGAATACTTCAACCGCTACCGGGAGATACCTCCCTATGACATCAAGGCTTTGTACGGGCGACAACCTGACCTAAGAGATCCGTACGAAAGGCAAAGATTTAGAGAATGGGAGAGAAAATATATAGACTGGTATGAGAAGTATTATAAAGGCTGCGCCGTGAATGCGTTACCACGACAGAGGTCACCTGTCAACAGGGATAACTTCTCTCCGAATCGCTTCCCGATTCAGCCTCAAGCTCGCCGAGATAACTCTCCATATAACCGAGGCCGCAGAGAGGAttatcctcccctgatgccacATCGCGGCCGTCCAATGGGCGCTCCATATCAAGAAAAGCTGCCTCCGCGTGACGCTCATATCGTGAAGGATAACAGAAGGTCAAAGGAGAGAGAAGCGGCGAACCCACCTACAGACTACAAAGGTGGGAGCAAGCACAAGAAGCATCGCAAAAAGCGGAAAGGGGAGGAACACGAAGGACCGAACAAAATGGATATCGACTCTACCCGGAAACACAGAGACGCGCATGGAGATGATGTCAAAAGAAGCGAGCCCCCCTTTGTGCCCACGAGCAAAGATGATGCCACTCCTGTGCGGGACGAACCAATGGATGCCGAGTCTGTTGCTATAAAGCCGGTCTCTGAGAAGGACAAGAGAGAGAAGCCTAAAGGAAAACCCGAAAAAGCAAAACGGAAACCCGAAGGAAATCCGACCAAAAAGGAGACCTGCAAGGTGATAAAGACCGAAAAAGTAGGTTGTGACGGTGAGAAGGAAAGACCTGCTAGTACAGAACCACCTCAAAAAAGGCCTAAAGAGGAGCCAGTCAAGGGGGATGTTACCAAGCACCCTCCATTGCTGAAGGATGAGAAGACCGCTTTACTGCCCCGCAAGGTTCACCTCAAACTGATGAAGGAAAACCACGATGGCAAACCACCCAAAGATGATAAGAACAAGAAAGAACCCCCAAAAGACGCAAAACCCGAGAAGCCTGTCGCCAAGGAGGACGTGTCAAAAAAGCCGGCAGAGAAATCCCGAGGAACAGACGCCAAGCAAGAAAAGCGGAAAAGGAAAACGGACGAGAAAATCTCAGAAAAAGAAACGGAGAAAAATCCCAAAGCGGTAGCCAGTGACCCAGCGAAGCCTTCCGCCATCAAAGTAAAGTCTGAGGCGGAGGTCAAGAACCCTGAGAAATTAGCTGAACAGGAGAAGCCCCCGCctgtgaaaaaaatcaaattaaaccGGGAGACCGGGAAGAAAATACCGACCGCTGAATCTACAGGAGCGGCTGAAGAGGCCCAAGATAAAACGGAGCCTCCTGTGGTGGCCAAGCCAAAAGCAGATCGCGTGAAGGGGAAGGTGAGGCGGAAAGTTACCATTCCAGATGGGTCTGGATCCACCTTGGTGGATTATACCAG CACAAGTTCCACCGGTGGAAGCCCTGTTCGAAAAGGGGAGGAGAAATTGGATGCCAAGAGAATGGTTATTAAGACAATGGAGGAATATAACAACGATAGCACTACTCCTGCTGAAGATGTAATAGTAATCGTTGAAGTTCCACAGTCTAAGTGGGAGATAGATGATTTTGTGTCAGATGACGAGACAAAAGATGCTCAGAATATCACTGCTACAGATAAACCAACGAGCGTACCAGCAAAGTCTTTACCCACGGCAGCTCTTCCAGATAAAGAGGCCAGCTCCACGGAGAAGCCGAAACTACCCCGGGAACATGGAGAGGGGGATTCGCCACAAGATTCCAACACAAATAAAGAATCTGCCGTAACGCACGCTAAAACTAGATCGAGTGATACAGACAAACCTGCCGAGGACAAGGAAGCGTCCAACAAAAGAAAAGGAAGCTCCCCGACTGACAGCAGCTCCGATCGTTCCGGTCGTCTCTCCAAAGAAAGGGCTCCCGAGAAAGTAGATTCCGCGCGAAGCTCTTCCAGCCGAGAGAAAAAGTCGGACCATTCAGAGAACCGGGACAAAAAGACGGAGCACGAAAGCAGGGAGAGGGATAAGAAACTGGATCATGACAACAGAGACAAGAAAAATGACCATGACCGAGAAAAAGACAAGAAGCCAGAGTCTGACAATAAGGAAAGGGACCGGAGACAAGAAAGTGAGAGcaaagaaaaggagaagaaaccaGAGCATGAGAATCGAGATCATAGCAGCTCTAAGAGGCGAGATGAGAGGAGGAGAGACTCTCCGATCAGGAGCAGAGAGTCATCTTCTAGTTCCCAAAAACCCAAACCCAGAGACACGCAACCCGAGTCGTCTAGGAGAGGCGCAGGGGACTCGAAACGCGCCAGCTACAGCCCTGCGCGAGAACGCAGACCCAAAAGTGACCAGAAAGCTTCCGATGGCAAACGCTCCACCCTCGATCAAAAATCCCCAGAGAAATCTAATACGAGAGGAAGGGAGAGACCTGCCGCCGCGTCAAAGGGTGCAGATGAACCCACTGAGAACAAGCCTTCATGCACAAAACACTCTTCACCAGAACCCAAACCGGACGCGGAATTTAATGAAAAAGACCCCAACAAGCTAAAGCCGCCTCAGAGTCGCTCGACGAGGCTTTCCACCGACCTGGCCAGGGAGACAGACGAGGCTTCCTTCGTGCCTGATTACAACGAGAGTGATAGCGAGGCTTCCGTGAAACAGGAAGACCCTCCAGCCCTGGACTGCcaggaaaacaaaattaaggAGGATTCTGCCATGGACGCCCCCGAGCCGACGGACATTGCTCTGCCCGGGACTGGCCACAGCAGTCCCAGCATCAGCCGTAGCCACAGCCCTGCCGGTTCTCAAACCCACAGccgcagcagcagtgccacttCGGCGGGCAGCCAGGACagcaagaaaagaaagaagaaaaaggagaaaaagaaacacaagaagcacaagaaacacaaaaagcataAGAAGCACGCCGGGAACGAGTCCGAGGCGGAAAAGACAGAAAAGTCTCAAAAACACaagcataaaaagaaaaagtccaAGAAGAGCAAGGACAAGGAGACTGAGAAAGAGGAGGCCAAAGTCAAACCTCCTGTGTCGGTGTGA